The following proteins come from a genomic window of Diceros bicornis minor isolate mBicDic1 chromosome 36, mDicBic1.mat.cur, whole genome shotgun sequence:
- the PTF1A gene encoding pancreas transcription factor 1 subunit alpha, with amino-acid sequence MDAVLLEHFPGGLDAFPSPYFDEEDFFTDQSSRDPLEDGDELLADEQAEVEFLSHQLHEYCYRDGACLLLQPAPSAAPHALAPPPSGGPGEPEDGGGGYCCEAGAPPRGFPYSPGSPPSCLAYPCAGAAVLSPEARLRGLSGAAAAAARRRRRVRSEAELQQLRQAANVRERRRMQSINDAFEGLRSHIPTLPYEKRLSKVDTLRLAIGYINFLSELVQADLPLRGGGAGGGGGPGGGGRLGGDSPGSQAQKVIICHRGTRSPSPSDPDYGLPPLAGHSLSWTDEKQLKEQNIIRTAKVWTPEDPRKLNSKSSFNNIENEPPFEFLS; translated from the exons ATGGACGCGGTGTTGCTAGAGCACTTCCCTGGGGGCCTGGACGCCTTCCCGTCTCCTTACTTTGACGAGGAGGACTTCTTCACCGACCAGTCCTCTCGGGACCCTCTGGAGGATGGCGATGAACTGCTGGCGGACGAGCAGGCCGAGGTGGAGTTCCTCAGCCACCAGCTGCACGAGTACTGCTACCGCGACGGGGCGTGCCTGTTGCTGCAGCCCGCGCCCTCGGCGGCGCCGCACGCGCTCGCCCCGCCGCCCTCGGGGGGCCCCGGCGAGCCGGAGGACGGCGGCGGCGGCTACTGCTGCGAGGCGGGGGCGCCCCCCCGCGGCTTCCCCTACTCGCCCGGCTCTCCGCCCTCGTGCCTGGCCTACCCGTGCGCCGGGGCGGCCGTGCTGTCCCCGGAGGCCCGGCTGCGCGGCCTgagcggggcggcggcggcggcggcgcggcggcggcggcgggtgcGCTCCGAGGCCGAGCTGCAGCAGCTGCGCCAGGCGGCCAACGTGCGCGAGCGGCGGCGCATGCAGTCCATCAACGACGCCTTCGAGGGGCTGCGCTCGCACATCCCCACGCTGCCCTACGAGAAGCGCCTCTCCAAGGTGGACACGCTGCGCCTGGCCATCGGCTACATCAACTTCCTCAGCGAGCTCGTGCAGGCCGACCTGCCCTtgcgcggcggcggcgcgggcggcggcggggggccgggcggcggcgggcgcCTGGGCGGGGACAGCCCGGGCAGCCAGGCCCAGAAGGTCATCATCTGCCATCGGGGCACCC GGTCCCCCTCCCCCAGCGACCCGGATTACGGCCTCCCTCCTCTTGCAGGACACTCTCTCTCTTGGACTGATGAAAAACAACTCAAGGAACAAAATATTATCCGAACAGCCAAAGTGTGGACCCCAGAGGACCCCAGAAAACTCAACAGCAAATCTTCCTTCAACAACATAGAAAACGAACCGCCCTTTGAGTTTCTGTCCTGA